One window from the genome of Pseudomonas fluorescens encodes:
- a CDS encoding CaiB/BaiF CoA transferase family protein yields the protein MGALSHLRVLDLSRVLAGPWAGQILADLGADVIKVERPGNGDDTRAWGPPFLKDARGENTTEAAYYLSANRNKQSVTIDFTRPEGQRLVRELAAKSDILIENFKVGGLAAYGLDYDSLKAINPQLIYCSITGFGQTGPYAKRAGYDFMIQGLGGLMSLTGRPEGDEGAGPVKVGVALTDILTGLYSTAAILAALAHRDHVGGGQHIDMALLDVQVACLANQAMNYLTTGNAPKRLGNAHPNIVPYQDFPTADGDFILTVGNDGQFRKFAEVAGQPQWADDPRFATNKVRVANRAVLIPLIRQATVFKTTAEWVTQLEQAGVPCGPINDLAQVFADPQVQARGLAMELPHLLAGKVPQVASPIRLSETPVEYRNAPPLLGEHTLEVLQRVLGLDEAAVMAFREAGVL from the coding sequence ATGGGCGCGCTTTCGCATCTGCGGGTATTGGATTTATCGAGGGTATTGGCCGGGCCTTGGGCCGGACAGATCCTGGCGGACCTGGGGGCTGATGTCATCAAGGTCGAGCGTCCCGGCAATGGCGACGATACCCGCGCCTGGGGGCCGCCCTTCCTGAAGGATGCCCGAGGCGAGAACACGACCGAGGCCGCTTATTATCTTTCAGCCAATCGCAACAAGCAGTCGGTGACCATCGACTTCACGCGGCCAGAGGGGCAGCGGCTGGTGCGAGAGCTGGCAGCCAAGTCCGACATCCTGATCGAGAACTTCAAGGTGGGCGGCCTGGCGGCGTATGGCTTGGACTATGACTCGCTAAAGGCGATCAATCCGCAATTGATCTATTGCTCGATAACCGGGTTTGGCCAGACCGGCCCTTATGCCAAGCGCGCCGGGTATGACTTCATGATTCAGGGGCTGGGGGGCTTGATGAGCCTGACCGGTCGCCCTGAGGGCGATGAGGGTGCGGGTCCGGTGAAGGTAGGGGTCGCGTTGACGGACATCCTCACGGGGCTGTATTCGACCGCTGCCATTCTGGCGGCGTTGGCCCACCGTGATCATGTCGGCGGCGGTCAGCACATCGATATGGCCCTGCTGGATGTTCAAGTGGCTTGCCTGGCCAACCAGGCGATGAACTACCTGACCACGGGCAATGCGCCGAAGCGTTTGGGTAATGCTCATCCGAATATCGTGCCTTATCAGGATTTTCCGACGGCGGATGGCGATTTCATCCTGACGGTGGGTAATGACGGCCAGTTCCGAAAGTTCGCTGAGGTTGCCGGTCAACCGCAGTGGGCTGATGATCCGCGTTTTGCCACTAACAAGGTGCGGGTGGCGAACCGGGCGGTGCTGATTCCGTTGATTCGCCAGGCGACGGTGTTCAAGACCACCGCTGAATGGGTGACTCAGTTGGAGCAGGCGGGTGTGCCGTGTGGGCCTATCAACGACCTGGCCCAGGTGTTTGCCGATCCTCAGGTACAGGCTCGTGGGTTGGCGATGGAATTGCCTCACCTGCTGGCGGGTAAAGTGCCGCAGGTGGCCAGTCCGATTCGACTGTCCGAGACGCCAGTGGAGTATCGCAATGCGCCTCCTTTATTAGGAGAGCATACGTTGGAGGTGCTGCAGCGAGTGTTGGGGTTGGACGAGGCTGCGGTGATGGCGTTCAGAGAGGCTGGGGTGCTGTGA
- a CDS encoding acyl-CoA dehydrogenase, whose amino-acid sequence MAGKASFNWIDPLLLDQQLTEEERMIRDTAEQFAQQKLAPRVLEAFRHEKTDPAIFREMGEVGLLGATIPEQYGGSGLNYVSYGLIAREVERVDSGYRSMMSVQSSLVMVPINEFGTEAQKQKYLPKLASGEWIGCFGLTEPNHGSDPGAMITRARKVEGGYSLTGSKMWITNSPIADVFVVWGKDDAGDIRGFVLEKGWKGLSAPAIHGKVGLRASITGEIVMDNVFVPEENIFPDVRGLKGPFTCLNSARYGISWGALGAAEFCWHTARQYTLDRQQFGRPLAANQLIQKKLADMQTEITLALQGCLRLGRMKDEGTAAVEITSIMKRNSCGKSLDIARMARDMLGGNGISDEFGIARHLVNLEVVNTYEGTHDVHALILGRAQTGIQAFY is encoded by the coding sequence ATGGCCGGTAAAGCGAGCTTCAACTGGATCGATCCGTTGTTGCTGGATCAGCAGCTCACCGAAGAAGAACGCATGATTCGCGACACTGCCGAGCAGTTTGCCCAGCAGAAGCTCGCCCCGCGAGTGCTGGAAGCGTTCCGTCATGAGAAAACCGACCCGGCGATTTTCCGCGAGATGGGTGAAGTCGGCCTGCTGGGGGCAACCATTCCTGAACAGTACGGCGGCAGTGGGTTGAACTACGTCAGCTATGGCCTGATCGCTCGTGAGGTCGAACGGGTCGATTCCGGTTATCGCTCGATGATGAGCGTGCAATCCTCGCTGGTCATGGTGCCGATCAACGAATTCGGGACTGAGGCGCAGAAACAGAAGTATTTGCCGAAGCTGGCGTCGGGTGAATGGATCGGCTGCTTTGGTCTGACTGAGCCGAACCATGGTTCCGACCCGGGTGCGATGATCACTCGTGCGCGCAAAGTGGAAGGCGGCTACAGCCTGACGGGCAGCAAGATGTGGATCACCAACAGCCCGATCGCTGACGTATTTGTCGTCTGGGGCAAGGACGACGCCGGTGACATCCGCGGCTTCGTTCTCGAAAAAGGCTGGAAGGGGCTGAGTGCGCCGGCCATTCATGGCAAGGTCGGGCTGCGCGCCTCAATCACTGGCGAAATCGTCATGGACAACGTATTCGTTCCGGAAGAGAACATCTTCCCGGATGTCCGTGGCCTGAAAGGCCCGTTTACTTGTCTGAACTCGGCACGCTACGGCATCTCCTGGGGCGCCTTGGGAGCGGCCGAATTCTGCTGGCATACCGCACGCCAGTACACGCTGGACCGCCAGCAGTTTGGTCGCCCGCTCGCTGCGAATCAGTTGATCCAGAAGAAACTGGCCGATATGCAGACTGAAATCACGCTGGCCCTGCAGGGATGCCTGCGTCTGGGGCGTATGAAAGACGAGGGCACGGCGGCGGTCGAGATTACCTCGATCATGAAGCGCAACTCCTGCGGCAAGTCCCTGGATATTGCCCGCATGGCGCGGGACATGCTGGGCGGCAACGGTATTTCCGATGAGTTCGGCATCGCGCGTCATCTGGTGAATCTGGAAGTCGTGAACACCTATGAAGGCACGCACGATGTGCATGCGCTGATTTTGGGGCGTGCGCAAACCGGTATCCAGGCGTTCTACTAA
- a CDS encoding LysR family transcriptional regulator — MRRKIPSTAALVSFEAAARHESFTKAAQELSLTQGAICRQIASLEDFLSVELFRRSRRGVKLTEAGLSYSRRVATQLDAVERDTLSVMGHTGANVIELAVVPTFGTQWLLPRLKDFQQQHPEVTVNLTNRTRPFLFADTEFDAAIYFGDADWSGTESHKLMGENPMPVCSPALLDGRKGLTPEEIAELPLLQQTTRPYAWRQWFNAQNLNIARDLTGPRYELFSMLAQAAMHDMGIALIPPFLIQRELAEKRLVVANRNALSSIKAYYLMIPERKVESASLRAFRDWLVKQADNYLLD, encoded by the coding sequence ATGCGTCGTAAAATCCCCAGCACCGCCGCCCTGGTCAGTTTCGAGGCTGCCGCGCGCCATGAAAGCTTTACCAAGGCGGCGCAGGAGCTTTCTCTCACGCAAGGCGCTATCTGCCGACAGATCGCCAGCCTGGAGGACTTCCTCAGCGTGGAGCTTTTCCGACGCTCGCGCCGCGGCGTCAAACTGACCGAAGCAGGTCTTTCCTACAGCCGACGCGTTGCCACCCAACTGGATGCCGTCGAGCGCGACACACTTTCAGTGATGGGGCACACCGGTGCGAACGTGATCGAACTGGCCGTGGTTCCGACCTTCGGCACCCAATGGTTGCTGCCACGCCTCAAGGACTTCCAGCAGCAGCACCCGGAAGTCACCGTCAACCTGACCAACCGCACGCGCCCCTTTCTCTTTGCCGATACGGAATTTGATGCCGCCATCTATTTTGGCGATGCGGACTGGTCCGGTACCGAATCCCACAAGCTGATGGGCGAAAATCCGATGCCTGTATGCAGCCCCGCCTTGCTAGACGGTCGCAAGGGCCTGACACCAGAGGAAATCGCCGAACTGCCCTTGCTCCAGCAGACCACTCGTCCATATGCGTGGCGCCAGTGGTTCAACGCCCAGAACCTGAATATTGCGCGAGACCTGACAGGGCCGCGTTATGAACTATTCTCCATGCTCGCCCAAGCGGCTATGCACGACATGGGTATCGCGCTGATTCCGCCCTTTTTGATTCAACGCGAACTGGCAGAGAAACGACTGGTCGTGGCCAACCGTAACGCGCTGTCGAGCATCAAGGCCTACTACCTGATGATTCCGGAGCGAAAAGTCGAATCCGCCTCCCTTCGGGCTTTTCGTGACTGGCTCGTGAAACAAGCCGACAACTATCTTCTTGATTAA
- a CDS encoding Re/Si-specific NAD(P)(+) transhydrogenase subunit alpha: MHIGVPLETQTGETRVAATPETIKKLIGQGHKVTVQSGAGIKASVIDSAYEAAGATIGSASDAFGAELILKVVAPSDSELTLIKSGTVLVGMLNPFNNETIAKLAECGITAFALEAAPRTSRAQSLDVLSSQANIAGYKAVLLAAHYYPRFMPMLMTAAGTVKAARVLILGAGVAGLQAIATAKRLGAVIEASDVRPAVKEQIESLGAKFVDVPYETDEERECAVGVGGYARPMPASWMQRQAQAVHERAKQADIVITTALIPGRKAPTLLSAETVAQMKPGSVVIDLAAAQGGNCPLTVADQVVIENGVTICGPTNLAGEVAADASALYARNLLDFLKLVFTKEGQFDVNLEDDIVAACLMCRDGQVIRKNA, encoded by the coding sequence GTGCACATTGGTGTTCCCCTCGAAACCCAAACGGGTGAAACACGGGTTGCTGCTACCCCGGAAACCATCAAGAAGTTGATCGGCCAAGGCCATAAAGTCACTGTTCAAAGCGGCGCCGGTATCAAGGCCAGCGTTATCGACAGTGCCTATGAGGCAGCGGGCGCAACCATTGGCAGCGCCAGTGATGCATTCGGGGCCGAGCTGATCCTCAAGGTGGTGGCTCCCAGCGACAGCGAACTGACGCTGATCAAGAGCGGCACCGTTCTGGTGGGCATGCTCAATCCGTTCAACAACGAAACCATCGCCAAGCTGGCCGAGTGCGGCATTACCGCTTTCGCCCTTGAGGCCGCGCCACGCACTTCCCGAGCCCAGAGCCTGGATGTGCTGTCGTCTCAAGCGAACATCGCCGGTTACAAAGCCGTGTTGCTGGCCGCCCATTACTATCCGCGCTTCATGCCGATGCTGATGACTGCCGCGGGTACCGTGAAAGCGGCGCGCGTGCTGATTCTCGGCGCGGGCGTGGCCGGGTTGCAGGCGATCGCCACGGCCAAGCGCCTGGGCGCGGTGATCGAGGCTTCGGATGTGCGTCCGGCGGTCAAGGAGCAAATCGAGTCCCTCGGCGCGAAGTTCGTCGATGTGCCTTACGAGACCGACGAAGAGCGCGAGTGCGCCGTCGGCGTCGGCGGTTACGCCCGGCCGATGCCGGCCAGCTGGATGCAACGCCAGGCCCAAGCCGTGCACGAGCGCGCCAAACAGGCTGACATCGTCATTACCACCGCATTGATTCCGGGCCGCAAGGCACCGACGTTGCTGAGTGCCGAAACCGTCGCGCAGATGAAACCCGGCTCGGTGGTCATCGACCTCGCGGCAGCCCAGGGTGGTAACTGCCCGCTGACCGTGGCTGATCAGGTCGTGATCGAGAATGGCGTGACCATTTGCGGCCCGACCAACCTGGCCGGCGAAGTCGCAGCCGACGCGTCGGCGCTGTATGCCCGTAACCTGCTGGACTTCCTGAAGCTGGTCTTCACCAAGGAAGGTCAGTTCGACGTGAACCTGGAAGACGACATCGTCGCCGCGTGCCTGATGTGCCGCGACGGCCAAGTCATCCGCAAAAACGCCTAA
- a CDS encoding NAD(P) transhydrogenase subunit alpha encodes MEELISPGIYNLIIFVLAIYVGYHVVWNVTPALHTPLMAVTNAISAIVIVGAMLAAALTVTPLGKTMGTLAVALAAVNVFGGFLVTRRMLEMFKKKAPKAVKEEAPK; translated from the coding sequence ATGGAAGAGCTTATCTCCCCCGGTATCTACAACCTGATCATCTTCGTGCTGGCGATTTATGTCGGTTACCACGTGGTCTGGAACGTAACGCCCGCGCTGCACACACCGTTGATGGCGGTGACCAACGCCATTTCGGCGATCGTGATCGTCGGCGCCATGCTCGCCGCCGCGCTGACCGTGACGCCGCTGGGCAAGACCATGGGCACCCTCGCCGTGGCCCTGGCCGCGGTGAACGTCTTCGGTGGCTTCCTCGTGACGCGCCGCATGCTTGAGATGTTCAAGAAAAAAGCCCCGAAAGCCGTAAAAGAAGAGGCGCCCAAGTAA
- a CDS encoding NAD(P)(+) transhydrogenase (Re/Si-specific) subunit beta: MSMNLVTTLYLIASICFIQALKGLSHPTTSRRGNLFGMLGMALAVLTTVGLIYKLGAELATAGIGYVIVGLLVGGTAGSIMAKRVEMTKMPELVAFMHSMIGLAAVFIAIAAVVEPQSLGIVKQLGDSIPAGNRLELFLGAAIGAITFSGSVIAFGKLSGKYKFRLFQGAPVQFGGQHKLNLILGLATLGLGLMFMFTGNLGAFALMLALAFVLGVLIIIPIGGADMPVVVSMLNSYSGWAAAGIGFSLNNSMLIIAGSLVGSSGAILSYIMCKAMNRSFFNVLLGGFGNTADAAGPAGSKEARPVKSGSADDATFLLTNADTVIIVPGYGLAVARAQHALKELTEKLTHRGVTVKYAIHPVAGRMPGHMNVLLAEAEVPYDQVFEMEDINSEFGQADVVLVLGANDVVNPAAKNDPKSPIAGMPILEAFKAKTIIVNKRSMASGYAGLDNELFYLDKTMMVFGDAKKVIEDMVKAVE; this comes from the coding sequence ATGAGCATGAACCTGGTAACGACGCTCTATCTGATCGCGTCGATCTGCTTCATCCAGGCCCTCAAAGGCCTGTCGCACCCCACCACCTCCCGCCGAGGCAACCTGTTCGGCATGCTCGGCATGGCGCTGGCGGTGCTGACCACTGTGGGCCTCATCTACAAACTGGGGGCCGAACTGGCGACCGCCGGCATCGGCTACGTGATCGTCGGCCTGCTGGTCGGCGGTACCGCCGGCTCGATCATGGCCAAGCGCGTCGAAATGACCAAGATGCCGGAACTGGTGGCGTTCATGCACAGCATGATCGGCCTGGCGGCGGTGTTCATTGCCATCGCGGCTGTCGTCGAGCCGCAGTCCCTGGGTATCGTCAAGCAATTGGGTGATTCGATTCCAGCCGGTAACCGTCTGGAGCTGTTCCTCGGCGCAGCCATTGGTGCAATCACCTTCTCCGGTTCGGTGATCGCATTCGGCAAGCTCTCGGGCAAGTACAAGTTCCGTCTGTTCCAGGGCGCACCAGTACAGTTTGGTGGCCAGCACAAGCTCAACCTGATCCTGGGCCTTGCCACGCTGGGCCTGGGCCTGATGTTCATGTTCACCGGCAACCTCGGCGCGTTCGCCTTGATGCTGGCCCTGGCCTTTGTCCTGGGCGTGCTGATCATCATCCCGATCGGCGGCGCGGACATGCCGGTAGTGGTGTCGATGCTCAACAGCTATTCCGGTTGGGCCGCAGCGGGTATCGGCTTCTCGCTGAACAACTCGATGCTGATCATTGCCGGCTCGCTGGTGGGCTCGAGCGGTGCGATCCTCTCGTACATCATGTGCAAGGCGATGAACCGTTCGTTCTTCAACGTGCTGCTCGGTGGTTTCGGCAATACCGCAGATGCTGCTGGCCCGGCTGGCTCCAAAGAAGCCCGTCCGGTGAAATCCGGCTCGGCTGACGACGCGACTTTCCTGCTGACCAACGCCGATACCGTGATCATCGTGCCGGGCTATGGCCTGGCGGTGGCCCGGGCGCAGCACGCGCTGAAAGAACTGACCGAGAAGCTGACCCATCGCGGCGTGACCGTTAAATACGCGATCCACCCGGTGGCCGGTCGCATGCCTGGACACATGAACGTCCTGCTGGCCGAGGCCGAAGTGCCTTACGACCAGGTGTTCGAAATGGAAGACATCAACTCCGAGTTCGGCCAGGCCGACGTGGTGCTGGTGCTGGGCGCCAACGACGTGGTAAACCCGGCGGCGAAGAACGATCCGAAGTCGCCGATTGCCGGCATGCCGATCCTCGAAGCGTTCAAGGCCAAGACCATCATCGTCAACAAACGCTCGATGGCCAGCGGCTATGCGGGCCTGGACAACGAGCTGTTCTATCTCGACAAGACCATGATGGTGTTCGGTGACGCCAAGAAGGTCATCGAAGACATGGTCAAAGCGGTGGAATAA
- a CDS encoding acetyl-CoA hydrolase/transferase family protein, whose product MYRDRIRLPSLLNKVMSAAEAALLIQDGMTVGMSGFTRAGEAKAVPHALAERAKVTPLKISLMTGASLGNDLDKELTEAGVLARRMPFQVDSTLRKAINAGKVMFIDQHLSETVEQLRNGQLKLPDIAVIEAVAITEQGHIVPTTSVGNSASFAIFARQVIVEINLAHNPNLEGLHDIYIPTYRPTRTPIPLVKVDDRIGSPAIAIPPEKIAAIVITNQGDSPSTVAPPDSDTQAIADHLIDFFKQEVSAGRMTNKLGPLQAGIGNIANAVMCGLIDSPFEDLTMYSEVLQDSTFDLIDAGKLSFASGSSITLSDRRNADVFGNLERYKDKLVLRPQEISNHPEVVRRLGIIAINTALEFDLYGNVNSTHVCGTRMMNGIGGSGDFARNAHLAIFVTKSIAKGGAISSVVPMVSHVDHTEHDVDILVTEIGLADLRGLAPRERARVIIDNCVHPTYHQALNEYFDAACALGGHTPHILRDALSWHLNLEETGRMLAV is encoded by the coding sequence ATGTACCGTGATCGCATCCGCTTGCCTTCGTTATTGAATAAAGTGATGAGCGCTGCCGAAGCAGCCTTGTTGATTCAGGACGGCATGACCGTCGGCATGAGCGGCTTTACCCGCGCCGGAGAAGCGAAAGCAGTGCCCCATGCCCTGGCTGAACGCGCCAAGGTCACCCCGCTGAAAATAAGCCTGATGACCGGTGCAAGCCTGGGCAATGACCTCGACAAGGAGCTCACCGAAGCCGGCGTACTGGCGCGACGCATGCCGTTCCAGGTCGACAGCACGCTGCGCAAGGCGATCAACGCAGGCAAGGTGATGTTCATCGATCAACATCTCTCGGAAACGGTCGAGCAACTGCGCAACGGCCAGCTCAAACTGCCCGATATTGCCGTGATCGAAGCCGTGGCCATTACCGAGCAGGGACATATCGTACCCACCACATCGGTGGGTAATTCAGCCAGCTTCGCCATTTTCGCCCGACAAGTGATCGTCGAGATCAACCTGGCTCACAACCCGAATCTGGAAGGGCTGCACGACATCTATATCCCGACCTATCGCCCCACCCGTACACCCATTCCCCTGGTGAAAGTCGACGACCGTATTGGCAGCCCCGCCATTGCGATCCCGCCGGAAAAAATCGCCGCCATTGTCATTACCAACCAAGGCGACTCGCCTTCGACCGTCGCGCCACCGGACAGCGACACCCAGGCCATTGCCGATCACCTGATCGATTTCTTCAAGCAGGAGGTTTCGGCCGGACGCATGACCAACAAGCTCGGGCCGTTGCAGGCTGGTATCGGCAACATCGCCAATGCCGTGATGTGCGGGCTGATCGATTCCCCGTTCGAAGACCTGACCATGTATTCCGAGGTTTTGCAGGACTCGACATTTGACCTCATCGACGCCGGCAAGCTGAGTTTCGCCTCCGGCAGCTCGATCACGCTGTCGGATCGACGTAATGCCGATGTGTTTGGCAACCTGGAAAGGTACAAGGACAAGCTGGTCCTGCGCCCACAAGAGATCTCCAACCATCCCGAGGTCGTGCGTCGCCTGGGCATCATTGCTATCAACACCGCACTGGAGTTCGACTTGTACGGCAACGTCAATTCCACCCATGTCTGCGGCACGCGGATGATGAATGGCATCGGCGGCTCGGGGGATTTCGCCCGCAATGCCCACCTGGCGATTTTCGTCACCAAGTCGATTGCCAAGGGTGGGGCCATTTCCAGCGTCGTGCCGATGGTCAGCCATGTGGACCATACCGAACATGACGTCGACATCCTGGTCACCGAGATCGGTCTGGCCGACCTGCGGGGCCTGGCGCCAAGGGAACGCGCGCGAGTGATCATCGACAATTGCGTGCACCCCACCTACCACCAAGCCTTGAATGAGTATTTCGACGCCGCGTGCGCCTTGGGCGGACATACCCCGCATATCCTGCGCGATGCACTGAGTTGGCACCTGAACCTCGAAGAAACCGGGCGCATGTTGGCCGTCTGA
- a CDS encoding DUF1127 domain-containing protein, whose protein sequence is MERTLSSELFFEDKAEKNQASLPLRVIANLMLWQRRIASRHQLARLDSRLLADAGISEAQRYEELSKPFWR, encoded by the coding sequence ATGGAACGTACACTCAGTTCCGAGCTGTTTTTCGAAGACAAAGCTGAAAAAAACCAGGCTTCCCTGCCTCTTCGCGTTATCGCCAACCTGATGTTGTGGCAGCGCCGCATCGCCAGCCGTCACCAACTGGCTCGTCTGGATTCGCGCCTGCTGGCTGATGCCGGTATCAGCGAAGCACAACGCTACGAAGAGCTGAGCAAGCCGTTCTGGCGCTAA
- a CDS encoding DUF2388 domain-containing protein codes for MIRLRLLSAVALLAVAAHSNASSFIVTTDSIVGALKATSDVTSDATSSLRDNKIVQAARDDAASFVASEGAIRGVKLESALDYIRQQAPQLNATDAQLAQAILVI; via the coding sequence ATGATCCGTCTTCGCCTGCTCAGCGCAGTTGCCCTGCTGGCCGTAGCCGCCCACTCCAACGCCAGCAGCTTCATCGTCACCACCGACTCCATCGTCGGAGCACTCAAGGCCACCTCCGACGTGACCTCCGATGCAACCTCATCCCTGCGTGACAACAAGATCGTTCAAGCCGCCCGTGATGACGCCGCCAGCTTCGTCGCCAGCGAAGGCGCCATCCGTGGTGTGAAACTGGAAAGCGCCCTGGATTACATCCGCCAGCAGGCACCACAGCTCAACGCCACCGATGCGCAATTGGCCCAGGCCATCCTGGTGATCTGA
- a CDS encoding DUF2388 domain-containing protein — translation MRFYSDLFIASFFIVFCWSAPAHAFDVSTQQVVVSGYATSMVTSAPFDHKLIVAAHDDAAAFVASDGQLRGAQLESALDYLRRAQPKLHVSDLELAQAILVQ, via the coding sequence ATGCGTTTCTACTCAGATCTGTTCATCGCGTCTTTCTTCATCGTTTTTTGCTGGTCTGCTCCGGCCCATGCCTTCGATGTGTCCACCCAGCAAGTGGTGGTCAGCGGCTATGCCACGAGCATGGTGACCTCCGCGCCCTTCGACCATAAACTGATCGTCGCCGCTCACGATGACGCTGCGGCATTCGTCGCCAGCGACGGGCAACTGCGAGGAGCACAACTGGAATCGGCCCTGGATTACCTGCGCCGGGCCCAGCCAAAACTTCACGTCAGCGACCTTGAACTGGCACAGGCAATTCTCGTCCAATAG
- a CDS encoding DUF2388 domain-containing protein: MRSPLIAAALGLLVLADVAQAHTLVATSNIIVRASQRTIDFTSDTTTSIRDSKIVREAHDDAASFVASNGEIRGAHLEAAFDTLRTRVPEARDASDQVLAEAILAL, translated from the coding sequence ATGCGTAGCCCGCTGATTGCTGCCGCCTTAGGCCTGCTGGTGTTGGCCGATGTGGCCCAGGCACATACCCTGGTAGCCACCAGTAACATCATCGTTCGCGCTTCCCAGCGCACGATCGATTTCACTTCCGACACCACCACGTCCATCCGTGATTCGAAAATCGTCCGCGAAGCCCATGACGATGCGGCCAGTTTTGTCGCCAGCAATGGTGAAATTCGTGGCGCTCATCTCGAGGCCGCCTTCGACACCTTGCGCACCCGCGTGCCGGAAGCCCGCGACGCCAGTGACCAGGTTCTCGCCGAAGCCATCCTCGCATTGTGA